A window of the Tiliqua scincoides isolate rTilSci1 chromosome 5, rTilSci1.hap2, whole genome shotgun sequence genome harbors these coding sequences:
- the LOC136652136 gene encoding all trans-polyprenyl-diphosphate synthase PDSS1-like isoform X2: MGVREWGFLLEKLAAGTCFSSSCHFQKYILLTSDFLERSLVLSFPKIHNLFCRFYHITARTDSYSKVVSDEKYKDPFKLGRKDLKNLYEDIKKELWLSTTELKEMCEYYFDGKGKAFRPMIVVLMAKACNFHHSDSGEVKANQRSVAVIAEMIHTATLVHDDVIDNARSRRGKQTVNHIWGERKAVLAGDFILSAASLALARIGNTTIVSVLTQVIEDLVRGEFLQLGSKENENERFAHYLEKSFKKTASLIANSCKAVSMLGCPDPKVHEIAYQYGKNVGIAFQLIDDVLDFTSCSDQLGKPASADLKLGIATGPVLFACQQFPEINVMIMRRFSLPGDVERAREYVLQSDGVQQTTFLAQRYSHQAMREISKLRPSPERDALIQLAEIVLSRNK, encoded by the exons ATGGGGGTTCGtgagtggggcttcctcctggagAAACTGGCTGCAGGGACCTGTTTCTCTTCTTCCTGCCACTTCCAGAAATACATACTCCTG ACATCAGATTTTCTAGAGAGAAGTTTGGTCCTGTCATTTCCAAAAATACATAATCTATTTTGTCG GTTTTACCACATTACAGCGCGAACGGACAGCTACAGTAAAGTGGTTAGTGATGAAAAATATAAGGATCCTTTTAAACTTGGAAGGAAAGATTTGAAAAATCTCTATGAGGACATTAAAAAG GAATTATGGTTATCTACTACTGAACTGAAGGAAATGTGTGAATATTACTTTGATGGAAAAGGGAAAGCTTTCCGACCAATGATTGTGGTGCTAATGGCGAAGGCGTGCAATTTTCATCATAGCGACTCTGG aGAGGTGAAGGCTAACCAGCGCTCTGTAGCTGTGATTGCAGAAATGATCCATACAGCTACTCTAGTTCATGATGATGTCATCGACAATGCACGTTCACGAAGAGGAAAACAAACAGTTAATCACATCtggggggaaagaaag GCAGTCCTCGCTGGTGATTTCATCCTTTCTGCTGCATCTCTAGCTCTAGCACGTATTGGAAACACAACCATTGTTTCTGTATTAACGCAGGTGATTGAAGACCTGGTGCGTG GTGAATTTCTTCAGTTGGGTTCCAAAGAAAACGAAAATGAGAGATTTGCTCACTACCTCGAGAAAAGCTTTAAGAAGACTGCAAGTCTTATAGCAAACAGCTGTAAAGCA GTTTCTATGCTAGGCTGCCCTGATCCTAAGGTTCATGAGATTGCATACCAATATGGAAAAAATGTTGGGATAGCATTTCAG TTAATAGATGATGTGCTGGATTTTACATCCTGCTCTGATCAGTTGGGGAAGCCAGCATCAGCAGACCTTAAACTTGGCATAGCCACCGGGCCGGTCTTATTTGCTTGTCAGCAG TTTCCAGAAATCAATGTCATGATAATGAGGAGATTCAGTTTGCCTGGTGATGTTGAACGTGCCCGAGAATACGTATTACAG AGTGATGGTGTACAGCAAACTACCTTCCTTGCCCAACGCTACAGCCATCAGGCAATGAGAGAGATCAGCAAACTCCGGCCATCCCCTGAAAGAGATGCTCTCATTCAACTGGCTGAAATTGTACTTTCCCGCAACAAGTGA
- the LOC136652136 gene encoding all trans-polyprenyl-diphosphate synthase PDSS1-like isoform X1, with the protein MASWRCRYCCSRLARAGPWRPFCSSAHWRPPGPGPGPGPAAQRTKTSDFLERSLVLSFPKIHNLFCRFYHITARTDSYSKVVSDEKYKDPFKLGRKDLKNLYEDIKKELWLSTTELKEMCEYYFDGKGKAFRPMIVVLMAKACNFHHSDSGEVKANQRSVAVIAEMIHTATLVHDDVIDNARSRRGKQTVNHIWGERKAVLAGDFILSAASLALARIGNTTIVSVLTQVIEDLVRGEFLQLGSKENENERFAHYLEKSFKKTASLIANSCKAVSMLGCPDPKVHEIAYQYGKNVGIAFQLIDDVLDFTSCSDQLGKPASADLKLGIATGPVLFACQQFPEINVMIMRRFSLPGDVERAREYVLQSDGVQQTTFLAQRYSHQAMREISKLRPSPERDALIQLAEIVLSRNK; encoded by the exons ATGGCCTCGTGGCGGTGCCGCTACTGCTGCTCCCGCCTTGCTCGGGCCGGCCCGTGGAGGCCCTTCTGCTCCAGCGCGCACTGGAGGCcgccggggccggggccggggccggggccggcGGCGCAGAGGACGAAg ACATCAGATTTTCTAGAGAGAAGTTTGGTCCTGTCATTTCCAAAAATACATAATCTATTTTGTCG GTTTTACCACATTACAGCGCGAACGGACAGCTACAGTAAAGTGGTTAGTGATGAAAAATATAAGGATCCTTTTAAACTTGGAAGGAAAGATTTGAAAAATCTCTATGAGGACATTAAAAAG GAATTATGGTTATCTACTACTGAACTGAAGGAAATGTGTGAATATTACTTTGATGGAAAAGGGAAAGCTTTCCGACCAATGATTGTGGTGCTAATGGCGAAGGCGTGCAATTTTCATCATAGCGACTCTGG aGAGGTGAAGGCTAACCAGCGCTCTGTAGCTGTGATTGCAGAAATGATCCATACAGCTACTCTAGTTCATGATGATGTCATCGACAATGCACGTTCACGAAGAGGAAAACAAACAGTTAATCACATCtggggggaaagaaag GCAGTCCTCGCTGGTGATTTCATCCTTTCTGCTGCATCTCTAGCTCTAGCACGTATTGGAAACACAACCATTGTTTCTGTATTAACGCAGGTGATTGAAGACCTGGTGCGTG GTGAATTTCTTCAGTTGGGTTCCAAAGAAAACGAAAATGAGAGATTTGCTCACTACCTCGAGAAAAGCTTTAAGAAGACTGCAAGTCTTATAGCAAACAGCTGTAAAGCA GTTTCTATGCTAGGCTGCCCTGATCCTAAGGTTCATGAGATTGCATACCAATATGGAAAAAATGTTGGGATAGCATTTCAG TTAATAGATGATGTGCTGGATTTTACATCCTGCTCTGATCAGTTGGGGAAGCCAGCATCAGCAGACCTTAAACTTGGCATAGCCACCGGGCCGGTCTTATTTGCTTGTCAGCAG TTTCCAGAAATCAATGTCATGATAATGAGGAGATTCAGTTTGCCTGGTGATGTTGAACGTGCCCGAGAATACGTATTACAG AGTGATGGTGTACAGCAAACTACCTTCCTTGCCCAACGCTACAGCCATCAGGCAATGAGAGAGATCAGCAAACTCCGGCCATCCCCTGAAAGAGATGCTCTCATTCAACTGGCTGAAATTGTACTTTCCCGCAACAAGTGA